In the Oryzias latipes chromosome 9, ASM223467v1 genome, one interval contains:
- the LOC101162762 gene encoding deoxycytidine kinase: MSALCRPILVSLLSGTRPGLLLVRTSEFKQRNEPLSSMSGGNSVAPPAQRTNTMMPTLNVTGSSDSHPRFLSSSSPKSEFRVKRVSIEGNIAVGKSTFAKLLQTACSDWEVVAEPVSKWQNIKSGSSKETHGSPQTTVSNLLQMMYKEPQRWSYTFQTFSCMSRFRTQLQPPPAHLLNSEGTPVQVYERSIYSDRYIFALNMFELGCINDTEWAVYQDWHSLLVERFGHQVELEGIIYLRASPEKCMERLKFRGRSEEKEVELDYLEKLHIQHEKWLVEKSAEIHFEKLKNVPVLQLDGSAEFLTDPEVRKQFISQVKNFFNAL, from the exons ATGTCTGCACTGTGCCGACCCATTCTAGTCAGCCTTCTCTCCGGAACTCGACCAGGGTTGCTCCTGGTTAGAACATCTGAATTCAAACAGAGAAACGAGCCTTTGAGCTCCATGAGCGGCGGAAACTCAGTCGCTCCTCCGGCTCAGAGGACAAATACAATGATGCCAACGCTTAATGTCACAGGTAGTTCTGACTCTCATCCTCGGTTCTTGTCATCCTCAAGTCCGAAGTCAGAATTTCGAGTCAAGAGAGTTTCTATTGAAGGCAACATAG CTGTTGGAAAGTCAACCTTTGCCAAACTTCTCCAGACTGCTTGTTCAGACTGGGAAGTTGTGGCAGAACCAGTTAGCAAGtggcaaaatattaaaagtggGTCTTCAAAG GAAACACATGGGAGTCCACAGACAACAGTTAGCAACCTGCTGCAGATGATGTACAAGGAACCTCAGCGCTGGTCATACACCTTTCAGACATTTTCCTGCATGAGTCGGTTTAGGACGCAGCTGCAGCCTCCTCCTGCTCACCTGCTCAACTCAGAGGGGACACCTGTCCAGGTGTATGAGCGCTCCATTTACAGTGACAG ATACATCTTTGCTTTAAACATGTTTGAGCTGGGTTGCATCAACGATACTGAGTGGGCTGTCTATCAGGACTGGCACTCTCTTCTGGTGGAGCGATTTGGACACCAGGTGGAGCTGGAGGGCATCATTTACCTAAGGGCCTCTCCTGAG AAATGTATGGAGCGTTTGAAGTTCCGGGGAAGATCAGAGGAGAAGGAAGTGGAGCTGGACTACCTGGAGAAGCTGCACATTCAGCATGAGAAGTGGCTTGTAGAGAAAAGCGCCGA GATAcactttgaaaaattaaaaaacgttCCTGTCCTTCAACTTGACGGCAGTGCAGAGTTCTTGACTGATCCAGAAGTTAGGAAGCAGTTTATTTCACAG GTGAAGAACTTCTTCAATGCTTTATAA
- the LOC101175324 gene encoding uncharacterized protein LOC101175324 yields MTHLPTLKTKTRRKRKERRRFCESNGVGFLDNGEMESPSEPQHKEHKEFTSKLLFPDLSENSWNFSLDPQLFKVDICDLLLNAVDEQLDKLQIQHPKKDAVSSKQYWNSEVNLRRSKSLSKNMDLGYPASSETPMSCFNLMHSSVMEEKPGKYGFWEGPDSHVETQNTLSRKRNDKEENECHREKTIWRLERLLGDVCGQGDTGPPSASICTEDFVSRFKEEMVDLTLPDGGQQRGSNKKVKRNQICDAEELVNSLNEAGTALYYRPSQLGLRKSCAYEACVADITQVSDEKDSRSAHNPGDGDTGRCSVIKSVPNLDDQSNNQWNTETSTPTRSEPNSALERTCFHHRIQNRSSAVLSGRRESWGHVSSFPDQMSDGDICRGTPCSHAEQMTAETPCMHKEKRTLESFLEEQSVRCEIQELQKQSDSTGLHCCKQTWKNGSCIIKVKKDELKREPQPLTRQQNKELTDQGGLSMSQRTAMHLDQDAPLALKESDRLQALLEELENRKRCKEELGRQLGAECQRLNLFLEQSGVKQQGGLPQSLTVTEALTHLRTLGEQLRLFVGRLQKELESQKQVCEALKKEKETELSIQRQQLWTMKDQALTSLRERLIKEHMEELCSLKCTCMDKEWEGEAASLHRQLQAKDMELRHIQRNMDQWKEQTATRLASTFEEALIDELERCKNRLKRNRKASNTQVVGSDEDILGLKTAVCTSSLHAPDSSSSSSSSIFFPSDLAPFPPEKSEAAPCGKPHAALTLSRNQIL; encoded by the exons atgacccacctcccaacgttaaagacaaaaaccag aagaaaaagaaaggagagaagacggttttgtgagtcaaacggaGTTGGTTTCCTAGACAACGGA GAGATGGAAAGTCCAAGTGAACCACAACACAAAGAACACAAAGAATTCACCAGCAAGCTTCTTTTTCCTG ATCTCAGTGAAAACAGCTGGAACTTCAGTCTGGATCCTCAGCTTTTTAAAGTGGATATCTGCGACCTTCTCCTAAATGCAGTTGATGAACAGCTTGACAAACTCCAG attcaGCATCCAAAGAAAGATGCAGTTTCCAGTAAACAGTATTGGAACAGTGAAG ttaatctGAGGAGGAGTAAGTCTTTGAGCAAAAACATGGACCTGGGGTATCCAGCATCAAGTGAAACTCCCATGTCTTGTTTTAACTTGATGCATTCTTCAGTGATGGAGGAAAAGCCTG GTAAATATGGCTTCTGGGAGGGTCCTGATTCCCACGTGGAGACCCAAAATACTCTGAGTAGAAAAAGGAATGACAAAGAGGAGAATGAGTGTCATAGGGAAAAAACCATCTGGAGGCTGGAGAGGCTGCTTGGAGACGTCTGTGGGCAAGGAGACACAGGCCCTCCTTCAGCGAGTATCTGCACTGAGGACTTTGTCAGTCGATTCAAGGAAGAAATGGTGGATCTGACTCTGCCTGACGGGGGTCAGCAACGAGGAAGCAACAAAAAGGTTAAGAGAAATCAAATCTGTGATGCTGAGGAACTTGTAAATTCACTGAATGAAGCAGGAACAGCGCTCTACTACCGCCCAAGCCAACTTGGTCTGAGAAAGTCATGTGCTTATGAGGCCTGTGTAGCAGACATAACGCAAGTCAGCGATGAAAAAGACAGCAGAAGTGCACACAACCCTGGAGATGGTGACACTG GACGCTGCTCTGTCATCAAGTCCGTCCCAAACCTGGATGATCAAAGTAACAATCAGTGGAACACTGAAACGTCCACGCCGACGAGAAGTGAACCTAACTCTGCTTTAG AGAGAACTTGTTTCCATCATCGTATCCAAAACAGAAGTTCTGCAGTTCTCTCTGGAAGGAGAGAATCTTGGGG acaTGTGAGCTCATTTCCTGATCAAATGAGCGATGGAGACATCTGCAGAGGGACCCCCTGCTCA CATGCCGAGCAAATGACAGCAGAGACTCCatgcatgcacaaggagaagaGAACTCTGGAGAGTTTTTTGGAGGAACAGTCTGTTAG ATGCGAAATACAGGAGTTGCAAAAGCAGAGTGACTCAACTGGCCTGCATTGCTGTAAACAGACGTGGAAAAATGGATCCTGTATTATCAAG GTCAAAAAAGATGAACTGAAGAGGGAGCCACAGCCCCTGACCAGGCAGCAGAACAAAGAGCTCACAGATCAGGGAGGGCTGTCGATG AGTCAGAGGACGGCGATGCATCTTGACCAGGACGCCCCATTGGCACTAAAAGAGAGCGATAGGCTCCAAGCATTGCTAGAGGAACTGGAGAACCGTAAGCGATGCAAAGAGGAGCTGGGGCGACAGCTGGGAGCAGAATGCCAGCGTCTGAACCTCTTTTTAGAGCAAAGTGGAGTCAAACAGCAAGGAGGTCTACCTCAGAG CCTTACAGTAACTGAAGCTCTGACACACCTGAGAACGCTTGGAGAGCAGCTGAGGCTTTTTGTTGGTCGTCTTCAGAAGGAGCTGGAGtcacaaaaacaagtttgtgAGGCGCTGAAAAAAGAGAAg GAGACAGAACTGAGCATCCAAAGGCAGCAGCTGTGGACCATGAAAGACCAAGCCTTGACCTCTCTGAGGGAGCGTCTCATtaag GAGCACATGGAGGAGCTGTGCAGTCTGAAATGCACCTGCATGGACAAAGAGTGGGAAGGAGAGGCGGCATCTCTCCACAGACAACTGCAGGCCAAAGACATGGAGCTCAGACACATCCAGAGGAACATGGATCAGTGGAAAGAACAAACTGCTACTCGGCTGGCGTCCACGTTTGAAGAGGCCTTGATAGATGAACTGGAAAG GTGCAAAAACCGCCTGAAAAGGAACAG AAAAGCATCAAATACTCAGGTTGTGGGTTCTGATGAGGACATACTGGGTCTAAAG ACGGCTGTTTGTACTTCCAGCCTTCACGCACcggactcctcctcctcctcctcctcctccatcttctTCCCTTCAGACTTGGCTCCATTTCCTCCAGAGAAGAGTGAAGCAGCTCCGTGTGGAAAACCTCACGCGGCGCTCACCCTCTCCAGAAACCAGATCTTGTGA
- the LOC101163011 gene encoding transcobalamin-2: MLRLVIVLGLFACAFGKALNLHDTDGNYRELLLSLNKQLLHSLETQEGLPNPSVHLALRLSNYHNHVKEDEHLNKLKNDLHNEIQSSLRNNQPVTGLLALYSLALKSSCYDLNTVVFMVTEKSETLLAQLKKVMEQEKEHVAFSHRPLTNYYQYSLGVLALCVNGIRVNNHVTHKLIKAVEHENFKHGDVESIDTYAVAGMALQCVKDSGSYTHNAAEIDLALSKIKHKLLASRRTDGHMGNEFSTGLAVQALIAMGSEESEYSISMAAMRTAARNNIYHNPMAISQTLPALQKQSYLKVKGKECLNEDNTLVLDMTDPVVPLPSDTKVAVIVEVVMSSGAAAAYQVDVPKGSSLLEALDLLQMRNVGFTFEKESSLWGPYLSMVNGEQARQSDRRYWHLSSDGTSLTEGVSDFKIQATQTITIKNTTY, translated from the exons ATGCTCCGCCTGGTCATAGTTTTGGGCCTATTTGCCTGTGCGTTTGGGAAGGCATTAAACTTACACG ATACTGATGGAAACTACCGGGAACTGCTGCTGTCCCTCAACAAGCAGCTCCTTCACTCTCTGGAGACACAGGAAGGACTTCCCAACCCCAGCGTTCACTTAGCCCTGCGCCTCTCTAATTATCACAATCATGTAAAGGAAGACGAACACCtgaacaaactgaaaaatgatTTGCACAATGAAATCCAAAG TTCTCTCAGGAACAACCAACCTGTAACTGGCCTCTTAGCTCTCTACAGTCTTGCCTTGAAGTCATCCTGCTATGATCTCAACACAGTCGTGTTCATGGTCACAGAGAAGTCGGAGACGCTGCTGGCTCAGCTGAAAAAGGTGATGGAACAAGAGAAAGAACATGTTGCGT TCAGCCATCGCCCTTTGACCAATTATTACCAGTACAGTCTGGGTGTGCTCGCCCTTTGTGTGAACGGCATCAGGGTCAACAACCATGTCACCCACAAGCTCATTAAAGCAGTGGAACATGAGAACTTCAAACATGGAGATGTTGAGAGTATTG atacCTATGCTGTGGCTGGAATGGCCCTCCAGTGTGTGAAGGACTCTGGTTCCTACACTCATAATGCAGCTGAGATCGACTTGGCTCTGAGCAAGATAAAGCATAAGCTTCTGGCTTCTCGCAGAACTGACGGGCACATGGGCAATGAGTTCAGTACTGGTCTTGCGGTTCAA GCACTGATAGCGATGGGAAGTGAGGAATCCGAGTATTCTATTTCAATGGCAGCCATGAGGACAGCAGCCAGGAATAATATTTACCATAATCCCATGGCCATATCACAGACTCTACCTGCTCTCCAGAAGCAATCCTACCTGAAGGTTAAAGGCAAAGAGTGCCTCAATGAAGACA ACACTTTAGTGCTGGACATGACAGATCCTGTTGTGCCTTTACCAAGTGACACCAAAGTGGCAGTGATAGTGGAGGTGGTGATGTCCagtggagcagcagctgcttaTCAGGTGGACGTGCCAAAGGGCAGCTCCCTGCTAGAGGCTCTCGACCTGCTTCAGATGAGAAATGTTGGCTTCAC GTTTGAGAAAGAGTCCAGCCTGTGGGGTCCTTACCTAAGCATGGTGAATGGGGAGCAGGCGCGACAGAGTGACCGCAGATACTGGCATCTTTCCTCTGATGGCACCTCACTCACAGAAG gtgtaAGTGACTTCAAGATTCAAGCGACCCAAACAATCACCATCAAGAATACAACTTACTGA
- the ccdc117 gene encoding coiled-coil domain-containing protein 117 encodes MHQPAPSSSELSLLPAMFPFSGPASLPEFDFRPPSSAEHQLKATNSSNNWEMRCLRKHRILDDEGCSAKKRRIMSEAELDISQNSRTPQEWTQTNGCNAARAQTVLLTPPQSCSVQQSLAVSQSGPQSRPARESFSMEVEATQRKLQEIEDRITLEDDDEDLDEEPVQRRPVLVISDSLKEGLQRGISDILPHTVTQSLAPSGMELVLWRPPQDPFCQKLRDSLQKQRKHQAACRQLPTPCPSPNPLSPPSSPTETHFSLCAFPEPQTSEEDMEM; translated from the exons ATGCATCAGCCTGCTCCCTCCAGCTCGGAGCTGAGCCTTCTGCCAGCCATGTTTCCCTTTTCAGGCCCTGCAAGCCTCCCTGAATTTGACTTCAGACCTCCGAGTTCAGCTGAGCACCAACTAAAGGCGACGAACTCCAGCAA CAACTGGGAGATGAGATGTCTAAGAAAACACAGGATCCTGGATGATGA aggaTGCAGTGCCAAAAAAAGAAGGATCATGTCTGAGGCAGAACTGGACATTTCACAGAACTCCAGGACTCCTCAAGAGTGGACCCAAACAAATGGTTGCAATGCTGCACGCGCCCAGACTGTTCTCCTGACTCCTCCACAGTCCTGCTCTGTCCAGCAGAGCTTAGCTGTGTCTCAGTCCGGCCCCCAATCCCGGCCTGCCAGGGAGTCCTTCAGCATGGAGGTAGAGGCAACTCAAAGAAAACTGCAGGAGATTGAAGACAG AATTACACttgaagatgatgatgaggatctGGATGAAGAGCCGGTTCAGAGACGACCGGTGTTGGTGATCTCCGACAGTTTGAAGGAGGGCCTGCAGCGCGGCATCAGTGACATCCTCCCCCACACTGTGACCCAGTCTTT GGCTCCTTCAGGAATGGAGTTGGTGCTGTGGCGACCCCCACAAGATCCTTTCTGTCAGAAGCTGAGGGACTCCTTACAGAAGCAGCGTAAACATCAGGCCGCCTGTCGGCAGCTCCCGACTCCATGTCCATCACCGAACCCCCTCAGCCCCCCCAGCTCCCCCACAGAAACACACTTCTCCCTGTGTGCTTTTCCTGAGCCTCAAACATCTGAAGAGGACATGGAAATGTAG